A section of the Falco biarmicus isolate bFalBia1 chromosome 3, bFalBia1.pri, whole genome shotgun sequence genome encodes:
- the NPC1 gene encoding NPC intracellular cholesterol transporter 1: MGSPQGSPGRGGLGLLVLVLLLLSPARVLPQSCVWYGECGLASGDKRYNCAYDGPPIALPEDGYDLMQELCPGLFFGNVSTCCDVHQLQTLKNNLQLPLQFLSRCPSCFYNLINLFCELTCSPNQSDFLNVTSTIPYDDPISKENKSSITELQYFIGERFANAMYNACKDVEAPSSNVKALGLLCGKDVKDCNATNWIEYMFSKDNGQTPFSIIPVFSDVPVHGMKPMNNATKGCNESVDDLTGPCSCQDCSIVCGPKPQPPPSPAPWLLFGLDAVYVIMWISYMGFLLVFFALVFGVWCYRRRHFVSEYTPIDSNIAFSVNSHRDNGKITCGERLGERFENGLRMTFTSWGAFCVRNPRPVILFSVVFIAMCCSGFVYIKATTNPVDLWSAPSSQARKEKEYFDTHFGPFFRTEQLIIQAPKSHPDTYSPYPSGADTPFGPPLTKEILHQVLDLQDAIVNITASFDNETVMLKDICLAPLAPYNNNCTILSVLNYFQNSHSVLDHVIGDEFFVYADYHTHFLYCVRAPASLNDTSLLHDPCLGTFGGPVFPWLVLGGYDDDNYNNATALVITFPVNNYYNDSRKLMKALAWEKEFINFLKNYDNPNLTISFSAERSIEDEINRESKSDIGIVLISYIVMFMYISIALGHIQSCRRLLVDSKISLGMAGILIVLSSVACSIGIFSYFGIPVTLIVIEVIPFLVLAIGVDNIFIIVQTLQRDERLQGETLDKQIGRVLGDVAPSMFLSSFSETVAFFLGTLSTMPAVRTFSLFAGMAVLIDFILQVTCFVSLLGLDIKRQERNRLDILCCIKSNEETSGVQRSESILFLFFKNLYSPYLLKDWMRPIVIAVFVGVLSFSTAVIHNVEIGLDQSLSMPDDSYVIDYFSQLGKYLHAGPPVYFVLEEGHNYTSLEGQNMVCGGMGCNNDSLVQQVFNAAEIGSYTRIGYAPSSWIDDYFDWVKPQSSCCRVYNTTGRFCNASVTDPSCIHCRPLTQEGKQRPQGKDFMAFLPMFLSDNPNPKCGKGGHAAYSSAVNFINNKSDVGATYFMTYHTVLKKSSDFIDAMKKARLIADNITETMGIKEKNYRVFPYSVFYVFYEQYLTIVHDAIFNLCISLGSIFLVTTVLLGFEVWAAVVVSITIAMIIINMFGVMWLWGISLNAVSLVNLVMSCGIAVEFCSHVTRAFTISTKGSRVERAEEALSHMGSSVFSGITLTKFGGIVVLAFSKSQIFKIFYFRMYLAMVLLGAAHGLIFLPVLLSYIGPSVNKAKTRAAQERTRGTERERLLYF; the protein is encoded by the exons GTACTTCCACAATCCTGTGTCTGGTATGGAGAATGTGGACTTGCTTCTGGAGACAAGAGATACAACTGTGCTTATGATGGACCACCAATAGCACTACCAGAGGATGGCTATGACTTAATGCAG gAACTCTGTCCAGGTTTGTTCTTTGGCAATGTTAGCACTTGCTGTGATGTTCATCAGCTTCAGACTTTGAAAAACAActtgcagctgcctctgcagttTCTCTCCAG ATGTCCATCATGTTTTTACAACTTGATAAACCTCTTCTGTGAACTGACTTGCAGTCCAAATCAGTCTGACTTTTTGAATGTTACAAGCACCATACCTTATGATGATCCAATttcaaaagagaacaaaagtaGCATTACAGAGCTGCAGTACTTTATTGGAGAACGCTTTGCAAATG CAATGTATAATGCCTGCAAAGATGTGGAGGCTCCATCAAGTAATGTTAAAGCACTGGGGCTGCTCTGTGGGAAGGATGTCAAGGACTGCAATGCAACCAACTGGATTGAGTACATGTTTAGCAAAGACAATGGACAAACTCCTTTCAGCATTATTCCTGTCTTTTCAG ATGTTCCTGTCCATGGAATGAAACCTATGAACAATGCTACCAAAGGCTGTAATGAGTCTGTGGATGATTTGACAGGACCATGCAGCTGTCAGGACTGTTCAATTGTTTGCGGTCCAAAACCTCAACCCCCTCCATCGCCTGCTCCTTGGCTTCTGTTTGGTTTGGATGCTGTATATGTCATAATGTGGATCTCCTACATGGGATTTCTACTTGTATTTTTTGCACTAGTTTTTGGAGTCTGGTGTTACAG GAGGCGGCACTTTGTCTCAGAGTACACGCCAATTGACAGCAATATAGCCTTTTCTGTGAATTCCCATCGTGACAATG GGAAAATTACCTGTGGTGAAAGGCTTGGTGAAAGGTTTGAAAATGGTCTAAGGATGACATTCACGTCATGGGGGGCTTTCTGTGTCAGAAATCCACGTCCTGTTATCCTCTTCTCTGTGGTCTTCATAGCAATGTGCTGCTCAGGCTTTGTATATATTAAAGCAACTACAAACCCTGTAGACCTCTGGTCAGCCCCAAGCAGCCAAGCTCGCAAGGAAAAGGAGTACTTTGACACACACTTTGGGCCTTTCTTTCGTACCGAGCAACTTATTATTCAAGCACCAAAGAGCCATCCAGACACCTATTCACCTTACCCTTCAGGAGCAGATACACCTTTTGGGCCCCCGCTCACCAAAGAGATTCTCCATCAG gTTTTGGATTTGCAGGATGCTATTGTCAACATAACTGCTTCTTTTGACAATGAGACTGTAATGCTGAAAGACATTTGCCTGGCTCCTCTTGCTCCCTACAACAACAACTGCACTATACTGAGTGTACTCAACTACTTTCAGAACAGTCATTCTGTTCTAGATCATGTTATTGGAGACGAGTTCTTTGTCTATGCAGACTACCACACTCACTTCTTATACTGTGTTCG GGCTCCAGCATCACTGAACGACACAAGTTTGCTTCACGATCCCTGCTTAGGAACATTTGGTGGACCTGTATTCCCATGGCTGGTGTTGGGAGGATATGATG ATGATAACTATAATAATGCTACAGCTCTTGTTATTACTTTTCCCGTCAACAACTACTATAATGACTCAAGAAAGCTAATGAAAGCCTTGGCATGGGAAAAAGA GTTTATTAACTTTTTGAAGAACTATGATAATCCAAATTTAACTATATCATTTTCTGCTGAACGGAGTATTGAAGATGAAATCAATCGCGAAAGCAAAAGTGATATTGGCATTGTGTTGATAAGCTATATTGTAATGTTTATGTACATCTCCATAGCTTTGGGACATATCCAGAGCTGTCGAAGACTGCTG GTGGATTCAAAGATCTCCCTGGGCATGGCAGGCATCCTGATTGTACTGAGCTCAGTGGCATGTTCTATAGGCATTTTCAGCTACTTTGGAATCCCGGTGACACTGATTGTGATAGAAGTAATTCCCTTCTTGGTGCTGGCTATTGGGGTGGACAACATTTTCATTATAGTCCAGACACTTCAG AGAGATGAGCGCCTTCAGGGTGAAACTCTGGATAAACAGATTGGTAGAGTCTTGGGAGATGTGGCACCCAGTATgtttctctcatctttttcGGAGACTGTGGCATTCTTTCTTG GGACACTGTCTACGATGCCAGCAGTTCGCACATTCTCCCTTTTTGCTGGAATGGCTGTGCTCATAGACTTTATTCTTCAAGTCACTTGCTTTGTAAGTCTCCTGGGCTTGGATATTAAGCGTCAAGAG AGGAATAGACTGGATATTCTGTGTTGCAtcaaaagcaatgaagaaacGAGTGGGGTCCAGCGTTCTGAGAGCatcttatttctgttcttcaagAACCTGTATTCTCCATATCTGCTTAAGGATTGGATGAGACCAATAGTA ATAGCAGTGTTTGTGGGTGTTCTGTCATTCAGTACAGCAGTTATACACAATGTAGAAATTGGACTGGATCAGTCTCTCTCAATGCCAGAT GACTCCTATGTAATAGATTACTTCAGCCAGCTTGGCAAGTACCTGCATGCAGGTCCTCCTGTCTACTTTGTCCTAGAAGAAGGGCACAACTACACCTCTTTGGAAGGGCAGAACATGGtgtgtggtggaatgggatgtAATAACGATTCACTTGTCCAGCAAGTCTTCAACGCTGCTGAAATTGGTAGCTA CACAAGGATAGGCTATGCCCCATCATCTTGGATTGACGACTACTTTGACTGGGTGAAGCCGCAGTCATCCTGTTGCAGAGTCTACAATACCACTGGACGGTTCTGCAATGCTTCAG tCACTGATCCATCCTGTATTCACTGTCGACCACTGACTCAGGAAGGCAAGCAGAGACCACAGGGCAAAGACTTCATGGCATTTTTGCCAATGTTCCTATCGGACAACCCTAATCCTAAATGTGGCAAAGG AGGGCATGCTGCATACAGCTCTGCTGTCAACTTCATAAACAACAAATCTGATGTTGGAGCTACTTATTTTATGACTTACCATACTGTACTGAAAAAATCATCTGATTTTATTGATGCTATGAAGAAAGCTCGGCTTATAGCAGATAACATTACTGAAACCATGGGCATCAAAGAGAAGAACTACCGAGTGTTTCCTTACAG TGTGTTTTATGTCTTCTACGAACAATACCTGACAATTGTGCATGATGCTATCTTTAACCTCTGCATCTCCTTGGGATCAATATTTCTGGTGACAACTGTGCTGCTTGGTTTTGAAGTATGGGCTGCTGTTGTAGTTTCAATAACTATTGCTATGATAATCATCAACATGTTTGGAGTGATGTGGCTCTGGGGCATCAGCTTGAATGCAGTTTCATTAGTAAATCTTGTCATG AGTTGTGGTATTGCTGTGGAATTCTGCAGTCATGTGACAAGGGCATTCACCATTAGTACTAAGGGCAGTAGAGTAGAGCGTGCAGAAGAAGCTCTGTCTCACATGGGCAGTTCG GTTTTCAGTGGTATCACACTGACCAAATTTGGAGGAATTGTAGTACTGGCTTTTTCCAAATCTCAGATCTTCAAGATATTCTACTTCAGGATGTACCTAGCTATGGttctgctgggagcagcacatGGACTAATATTTCTTCCAGTTCTGCTAAGTTACATAG GCCCATCAGTAAATAAAGCTAAAACGCGTGCTGCACAGGAGAGGACCAGAGGTACGGAACGGGAGAGACTCCTCTACTTCTAG
- the RMC1 gene encoding regulator of MON1-CCZ1 complex isoform X1, with protein MSREPPPGEEEAPAGEGEEGERGRARAGDGGCYLALCARPVHFEKANPVNCVFFDEANKQVFAVRSGGATGVVVKGLEDRNPISFRMEDKGEVKCIKFSLGNKILAVQRTLKSVDFLNFIPDSPQLEYTQECKTKNANILGFCWTSSTEIVFITDQGIEFYQVLPEKRSLKLLKNQSINVNWYMYCPESSVILLSTTVLGNVLQPFYFKSGTMSKLSKFEIELPAAPKSSKLSLSERDIAMATIYGQLYVLYLRHHSRTSNSTGAEVVLYHLPREGSCKKTHILKLNRTGKFALNVVDNLVVVHHQDTETSVIFDIKLKGEFDGSTTIHQFVLPPRSIQPYQIPVAGPASVTSQSPVPCKLYSSSWIVFQPDIIISASEGYLWSLQVKLEPVVNLLLDKGKLMDFLLQRKECKMVILSVCSQMLSEPERGSLSVIATVFDKLNHEYKKYLEAEQSYTMVVEAGLSRSNPLLKRPVRTQAVIDQSDMYTHVLSVFTEKKEAPHKFTIAVLMEYIRSLNQFQIAVQHYLYELVIKTLVQHNLFYMLHQFLQYHVLSDSKPLACLLLSLESIYPPAHQLSLDMLKRLSTANDEIVEVLLSKHQVLAALRFIRGIGGHDSISARKFLDAAKQAEDDMLFYTIFRFFEQRNQRLRGNPSFTPGEHCEEHVTFFRQVFGEQALMKPTTF; from the exons ATGAGCCGCGAGCCGCCGCCGGGGGAGGAAGAGGCGCcggcaggagaaggagaagaaggagaacGAGGGAGGGCGAGAGCCGGGGACGGCGGCTGCTACCTGGCGCTGTGCGCGCGGCCCGTGCACTTCGAGAAGGCCAACCCCGTCAACTGCGTCTTCTTCGATGAGGCCAACAAGCAG GTTTTTGCTGTTAGATCTGGTGGAGCTACAGGAGTTGTCGTTAAAGGCTTGGAGGATAGAAATCCCATTTCCTTCAG GATGGAAGACAAAGGAGAAGTGAAGTGCATCAAATTTTCCTTGGGAAACAAGATACTGGCTGTGCAGAGAACTTTGAAGAGTGTG gattttttgaattttattcCAGATAGCCCTCAGCTAGAATATACACAGGAATGTAAG ACAAAGAATGCCAATATTCTAGGATTCTGCTGGACAAGTTCTACAGAAATAGTCTTCATCACAGATCAAGGAATTGAATTCTACCAG GTATTACCAGAGAAGCGAAgtttaaaacttctgaaaaatcagagtATTAATGTCAACTGGTACATGTATTGTCCAGAGAGCTCTGTTATTCTTCTTTCGACCACTGTCCTTGGCAATGTCCTGCAGCCATTCTATTTCAAG AGTGGAACAATGTCAAAACTATCAAAATTTGAAATCGAGTTACCTGCAGCACCCAAGTCGTCCAAGCTCAGCCTTTCTGAAAGAGACATTGCTATGGCTACAAT ATATGGGCAGCTTTATGTTCTCTATTTGAGGCATCACTCAAGGACTTCCAACAGTACAGGAGCAGAAGTAGTCCTCTATCACTTACCCAG AGAGGGCTCCTGTAAGAAGACACATATTTTAAAGCTGAACAGAACTGGAAAGTTTGCACTAAATGTTGTGGATAACTTGGTGGTAGTACATCATCAGGATACTGAG ACTTCAGTTATATTTGACATCAAGCTAAAAGGAGAATTTGATGGGTCCACTACCATCCATCAATTTGTACTTCCACCTCGATCAATACAACCCTATCAAATACCTGTAGCAG gGCCAGCCTCTGTGACAAGTCAGTCTCCTGTTCCATGCAAACTCT ATTCTTCTTCTTGGATTGTCTTTCAACCTGATATTATCATCAGTGCAAGTGAAG GTTACCTCTGGAGTCTTCAGGTGAAACTTGAACCTGTAGTTAACCTCTTGCTAGATAAAGGAAAACTAATGGATTTCCTTCTCCAAAGGAAAGAATGCAAAATGGTTATCCTATCTGTGTGCTCTCAAA TGCTCAGTGAGCCAGAAAGGGGATCACTGTCTGTGATTGCAACTGTTTTTGACAAACTGAATCATGAATATAAGAAGTACTTGGAAGCTGAGCAAAGCTATACTATG GTGGTAGAAGCAGGCCTGAGTAGAAGTAATCCACTCCTGAAACGTCCAGTCCGCACTCAAGCGGTCATTGACCAGTCTGACATGTACACACATGTTTTATCTGTATTTACAGAGAAGAAG GAAGCACCTCACAAGTTCACTATAGCAGTCTTAATGGAATACATTCGCTCTCTTAACCAGTTCCAGATTGCAGTTCAG CACTACTTGTATGAGCTGGTCATCAAAACCCTTGTTCAACACaacttgttctacatgcttCATCAGTTCCTGCAGTACCACGTGCTCAGTGACTCAAAGCCTTTG GCTTGTCTGTTACTCTCCCTGGAAAGTATTTATCCTCCTGCACATCAGCTCTCTCTGGACATGTTAAAA AGACTTTCCACAGCAAATGATGAAATAGTGGAAGTTCTGTTGTCCAAACACCAAGTTTTGGCTGCCTTGAGATTCATCAGGGGTATTGGAGGACACGACAGCATTTCAGCCCGAAAATTCCTTGATGCagcaaaacaagcagaagaTGACATGCTTTTCTACACTATATTCCGATTCTTTGAACAAAGAAATCAGCGGTTGCGAGGAAACCCTAGTTTCACACCAG GTGAGCACTGTGAAGAACATGTCACCTTCTTCAGACAAGTTTTTGGAGAACAAGCTCTCATGAAGCCTACAACATTCTGA
- the RMC1 gene encoding regulator of MON1-CCZ1 complex isoform X2, with product MSREPPPGEEEAPAGEGEEGERGRARAGDGGCYLALCARPVHFEKANPVNCVFFDEANKQVFAVRSGGATGVVVKGLEDRNPISFRMEDKGEVKCIKFSLGNKILAVQRTLKSVDFLNFIPDSPQLEYTQECKTKNANILGFCWTSSTEIVFITDQGIEFYQVLPEKRSLKLLKNQSINVNWYMYCPESSVILLSTTVLGNVLQPFYFKSGTMSKLSKFEIELPAAPKSSKLSLSERDIAMATIYGQLYVLYLRHHSRTSNSTGAEVVLYHLPREGSCKKTHILKLNRTGKFALNVVDNLVVVHHQDTETSVIFDIKLKGEFDGSTTIHQFVLPPRSIQPYQIPVAGPASVTSQSPVPCKLYSSSWIVFQPDIIISASEGYLWSLQVKLEPVVNLLLDKGKLMDFLLQRKECKMVILSVCSQMLSEPERGSLSVIATVFDKLNHEYKKYLEAEQSYTMVVEAGLSRSNPLLKRPVRTQAVIDQSDMYTHVLSVFTEKKEAPHKFTIAVLMEYIRSLNQFQIAVQHYLYELVIKTLVQHNLFYMLHQFLQYHVLSDSKPLACLLLSLESIYPPAHQLSLDMLKL from the exons ATGAGCCGCGAGCCGCCGCCGGGGGAGGAAGAGGCGCcggcaggagaaggagaagaaggagaacGAGGGAGGGCGAGAGCCGGGGACGGCGGCTGCTACCTGGCGCTGTGCGCGCGGCCCGTGCACTTCGAGAAGGCCAACCCCGTCAACTGCGTCTTCTTCGATGAGGCCAACAAGCAG GTTTTTGCTGTTAGATCTGGTGGAGCTACAGGAGTTGTCGTTAAAGGCTTGGAGGATAGAAATCCCATTTCCTTCAG GATGGAAGACAAAGGAGAAGTGAAGTGCATCAAATTTTCCTTGGGAAACAAGATACTGGCTGTGCAGAGAACTTTGAAGAGTGTG gattttttgaattttattcCAGATAGCCCTCAGCTAGAATATACACAGGAATGTAAG ACAAAGAATGCCAATATTCTAGGATTCTGCTGGACAAGTTCTACAGAAATAGTCTTCATCACAGATCAAGGAATTGAATTCTACCAG GTATTACCAGAGAAGCGAAgtttaaaacttctgaaaaatcagagtATTAATGTCAACTGGTACATGTATTGTCCAGAGAGCTCTGTTATTCTTCTTTCGACCACTGTCCTTGGCAATGTCCTGCAGCCATTCTATTTCAAG AGTGGAACAATGTCAAAACTATCAAAATTTGAAATCGAGTTACCTGCAGCACCCAAGTCGTCCAAGCTCAGCCTTTCTGAAAGAGACATTGCTATGGCTACAAT ATATGGGCAGCTTTATGTTCTCTATTTGAGGCATCACTCAAGGACTTCCAACAGTACAGGAGCAGAAGTAGTCCTCTATCACTTACCCAG AGAGGGCTCCTGTAAGAAGACACATATTTTAAAGCTGAACAGAACTGGAAAGTTTGCACTAAATGTTGTGGATAACTTGGTGGTAGTACATCATCAGGATACTGAG ACTTCAGTTATATTTGACATCAAGCTAAAAGGAGAATTTGATGGGTCCACTACCATCCATCAATTTGTACTTCCACCTCGATCAATACAACCCTATCAAATACCTGTAGCAG gGCCAGCCTCTGTGACAAGTCAGTCTCCTGTTCCATGCAAACTCT ATTCTTCTTCTTGGATTGTCTTTCAACCTGATATTATCATCAGTGCAAGTGAAG GTTACCTCTGGAGTCTTCAGGTGAAACTTGAACCTGTAGTTAACCTCTTGCTAGATAAAGGAAAACTAATGGATTTCCTTCTCCAAAGGAAAGAATGCAAAATGGTTATCCTATCTGTGTGCTCTCAAA TGCTCAGTGAGCCAGAAAGGGGATCACTGTCTGTGATTGCAACTGTTTTTGACAAACTGAATCATGAATATAAGAAGTACTTGGAAGCTGAGCAAAGCTATACTATG GTGGTAGAAGCAGGCCTGAGTAGAAGTAATCCACTCCTGAAACGTCCAGTCCGCACTCAAGCGGTCATTGACCAGTCTGACATGTACACACATGTTTTATCTGTATTTACAGAGAAGAAG GAAGCACCTCACAAGTTCACTATAGCAGTCTTAATGGAATACATTCGCTCTCTTAACCAGTTCCAGATTGCAGTTCAG CACTACTTGTATGAGCTGGTCATCAAAACCCTTGTTCAACACaacttgttctacatgcttCATCAGTTCCTGCAGTACCACGTGCTCAGTGACTCAAAGCCTTTG GCTTGTCTGTTACTCTCCCTGGAAAGTATTTATCCTCCTGCACATCAGCTCTCTCTGGACATGTTAAAA CTGTGA